In Dysgonomonadaceae bacterium zrk40, one genomic interval encodes:
- the pdxH gene encoding pyridoxamine 5'-phosphate oxidase, protein MKKLHTMRREYNSGALPEQAMDKDPMTMFARWLEEAIAVEIEEPNAMTIATATPEGRPSARVVLLKEMGSDGFVFFTNYLSRKGRELAANPLAALLFDWHPMARQIRIEGRVEQLSPEESDAYYNSRPENARIGAWSSPQSRVVRDRVELDALQREVEQRFAQEPLPRPVHWGGYLVRPTMIEFWQGRPDRMHDRLVYYKTEEGWSLHRLAP, encoded by the coding sequence ATGAAGAAATTACATACCATGCGCCGGGAGTACAACAGCGGCGCATTGCCGGAGCAGGCAATGGACAAGGATCCGATGACGATGTTCGCCCGCTGGCTGGAGGAGGCGATCGCAGTAGAGATCGAGGAACCCAACGCAATGACAATCGCCACCGCCACACCGGAGGGCAGACCCTCGGCACGGGTGGTGCTGCTCAAAGAGATGGGGAGCGACGGCTTCGTCTTCTTCACCAACTACCTGAGTCGCAAGGGGCGGGAGCTGGCGGCCAACCCGCTGGCGGCGTTGCTGTTCGACTGGCACCCGATGGCACGACAGATACGCATTGAGGGAAGGGTTGAACAGCTCTCACCCGAAGAGTCGGATGCCTACTACAACTCGCGACCGGAGAACGCACGCATCGGTGCCTGGTCGTCTCCCCAGAGCAGGGTGGTGCGGGACCGTGTGGAGCTGGATGCCCTGCAGCGGGAGGTGGAGCAGCGATTCGCACAGGAACCGCTCCCCCGCCCCGTTCACTGGGGCGGATACCTGGTGCGCCCCACCATGATTGAGTTCTGGCAGGGACGTCCCGACCGGATGCACGACCGGCTGGTATATTACAAAACGGAAGAGGGGTGGAGCCTGCACCGGCTCGCACCCTGA
- a CDS encoding ABC transporter ATP-binding protein: MIKAEKITKSFGSLQVLKEIDLEVKRGEIVSIVGPSGAGKTTLLMIMGTLEKSDGGRVLIDGEDLSQLSEQQLADFRNKNIGFVFQFHQLLPEFTALENVMIPALIGNVKHAKAEARARELLAMMGLSEREEHKPAELSGGEKQRVAVARALINDPLVVFADEPSGSLDSDNKAELHQLFFELRDKLNQTFVIVTHDEQLASITDRTIHMRDGVVEK; encoded by the coding sequence ATGATAAAAGCGGAAAAGATCACCAAAAGCTTCGGGTCGCTGCAGGTGTTGAAAGAAATAGACCTGGAGGTAAAGCGTGGAGAGATTGTCTCAATCGTCGGTCCCAGCGGTGCCGGCAAGACCACCCTGCTCATGATCATGGGCACCCTGGAGAAATCGGACGGTGGTCGTGTCCTGATCGACGGAGAGGACCTGAGTCAGCTCAGCGAACAGCAGCTGGCCGACTTCCGCAACAAAAACATCGGCTTCGTCTTCCAGTTTCACCAGCTGCTGCCCGAGTTCACGGCGCTGGAGAATGTGATGATCCCTGCGCTGATAGGCAACGTGAAGCATGCGAAGGCGGAGGCACGGGCCCGTGAGCTGCTGGCGATGATGGGCCTCTCGGAGCGGGAGGAGCACAAGCCGGCAGAGCTGTCCGGTGGTGAGAAGCAGCGCGTGGCAGTAGCCCGTGCCCTGATCAACGACCCCCTGGTGGTGTTCGCCGATGAGCCCTCCGGCAGCCTCGACAGTGACAACAAGGCGGAGCTGCACCAGCTCTTCTTTGAGCTGCGCGACAAACTGAACCAGACGTTCGTGATCGTGACGCACGATGAGCAGCTGGCCTCCATCACCGACCGTACCATTCACATGCGGGACGGGGTTGTTGAGAAATAG
- a CDS encoding transposase yields MIRYKSSRQLSISEFKMPFEAKLDENNRWVVLSKIVPWEEFARLYYKNFKSNRGAPTKDARLVLGVIIIKHIMKSDDRGVIEMIQENPYMQYFLGLEAFTYEQVMTPSLLVSIRKRIDLDVFESLTDDLIRKGLKLKAGTKQEKADTVTKDVSPR; encoded by the coding sequence ATGATACGATACAAGAGCTCCAGACAGCTTTCAATTTCAGAGTTCAAGATGCCTTTTGAGGCAAAACTGGATGAGAATAACCGGTGGGTTGTCCTTTCAAAAATAGTTCCCTGGGAAGAGTTCGCCCGGCTTTATTACAAGAACTTCAAAAGCAACCGTGGTGCACCCACGAAGGATGCCAGACTTGTGCTTGGAGTGATTATCATCAAGCACATCATGAAGAGTGACGACCGTGGAGTGATAGAGATGATACAGGAGAACCCCTATATGCAGTATTTTCTTGGGCTTGAGGCCTTCACTTATGAACAGGTGATGACACCGTCACTGCTGGTATCCATCAGAAAGCGAATCGATCTTGATGTCTTTGAATCATTGACGGACGATTTAATAAGAAAAGGGTTGAAGCTGAAAGCCGGGACAAAACAAGAAAAGGCTGACACGGTTACGAAGGATGTAAGCCCCCGATAA
- a CDS encoding DNA adenine methylase, with protein MCIERQLPVTRYYGSKRKLIKKIWEVFDELHLQFGSVLDVFGGSGVFSYSSKCCNKDVTYNDIFTFNYYIGKALLSNFASPIDPNRILNLLNEHEGILYRNTIEENYRDVYFLDEENHLIDVIVQNIDIEFDNEFEKASAFYVLFQTCLIKRPFNLFHRKNLSLRTNHITSNFGNKITWEKSFHELFEQFIKELQEVQFNNRRINNITNTSALNCNVEADLVYIDPPYFNSKGSHISYHSRYHFLEGLTNYNELEDFISLEKNNKEIQINHSKEFESRSNFCDDMRQLLSKHINSIIVISYRDSGYPSIEEIKKILSEFKPEENIHSINLGEYSYALNRSRIKANEYLIIGR; from the coding sequence ATGTGTATAGAACGACAACTCCCTGTAACCAGATATTATGGTTCAAAGCGTAAATTAATAAAAAAGATATGGGAGGTATTTGATGAGCTCCACCTTCAATTTGGCTCTGTGTTAGATGTCTTTGGAGGATCAGGAGTGTTTTCATACTCTTCAAAATGTTGTAATAAAGATGTTACTTATAACGATATATTTACATTTAACTACTATATCGGAAAGGCTCTGTTAAGCAACTTTGCCTCTCCAATCGATCCGAATAGGATTTTGAATTTATTGAATGAACATGAAGGTATTTTATATAGGAATACAATAGAGGAAAATTATAGGGATGTCTACTTTTTGGATGAAGAAAATCATTTAATAGATGTCATAGTCCAGAATATTGACATAGAGTTTGATAATGAGTTCGAAAAGGCATCAGCTTTTTATGTTCTATTTCAAACTTGTTTAATAAAAAGACCATTTAATTTATTCCATAGAAAGAATCTCTCTTTAAGGACGAATCATATAACGTCGAATTTCGGTAATAAGATAACATGGGAAAAAAGTTTCCATGAATTATTCGAGCAATTCATCAAAGAACTGCAAGAGGTTCAATTTAATAATAGAAGAATCAATAATATTACGAACACGTCCGCTTTGAATTGTAATGTTGAAGCTGATTTGGTTTATATTGACCCTCCATATTTCAATTCCAAAGGCTCACACATTTCTTATCACTCTCGGTATCATTTTCTGGAAGGGTTGACTAATTATAATGAGTTGGAGGATTTTATCTCTTTAGAGAAGAATAATAAAGAGATTCAGATTAATCATTCAAAAGAATTTGAATCCAGATCGAACTTTTGCGACGATATGAGGCAGTTGCTTTCTAAGCACATCAATTCTATAATTGTGATCTCATACCGGGATAGTGGCTATCCGTCAATTGAAGAAATAAAAAAGATTTTATCAGAATTCAAACCGGAAGAGAATATTCATAGTATAAATCTTGGAGAGTATTCTTATGCTTTAAATAGAAGTAGGATTAAAGCTAATGAGTATTTAATTATCGGTCGATAA
- a CDS encoding transposase, with protein MDKIYLTRENRRFLKEKRIRYTGEPLGRKPVKEIKSRYQKRKERREAAERNQVEGKFGQGKRGYGLNDIRARLATTSNSWIGAIIFVMNLIRHMRDIPLPYFVSLLLKLMRMRNINIYPLGPQMKLCA; from the coding sequence GTGGACAAGATATATCTTACCCGGGAGAACAGGCGGTTTTTGAAAGAGAAAAGAATCCGCTACACCGGGGAACCACTGGGACGAAAACCGGTAAAAGAGATCAAGAGCAGATACCAAAAACGTAAAGAGCGACGAGAGGCGGCGGAACGCAATCAGGTTGAAGGAAAGTTTGGTCAGGGCAAACGTGGATATGGTTTAAATGATATCCGCGCCAGATTGGCCACGACGTCAAACAGTTGGATAGGGGCTATCATTTTTGTGATGAACCTGATCCGACACATGAGGGATATTCCCTTGCCTTATTTTGTCTCTTTACTATTGAAGCTGATGAGAATGAGAAATATAAACATTTATCCACTCGGGCCACAAATGAAACTGTGTGCCTGA
- the istB gene encoding IS21-like element helper ATPase IstB, which produces MNNNQTVERLKQMRLGAMASLHYQHIKDNRIENVTADEYLALLTDHQWEERLNNKIERLIKQAGFREQASVADVEYNQQRNLDKNMFTRLATLDFIKRKENIIITGASGTGKSYLAQALGYQSCLMEYKVLYANTAKLIGRLKLSKIDGTYLKELSKLIKADILILDDFGLHAFDNQSREILLDIIDERHNQASTILSSQIPVSAWYDLIGEQTIADAVLDRIVNSSHRIILKGESLRKGKISTTE; this is translated from the coding sequence ATGAACAACAATCAAACAGTCGAAAGATTAAAACAAATGAGGCTCGGAGCGATGGCTTCATTGCATTATCAGCATATCAAGGACAACAGGATAGAGAATGTCACAGCTGATGAATACCTTGCATTGCTTACAGATCATCAATGGGAAGAACGATTGAATAATAAAATAGAGCGTCTTATCAAACAGGCCGGCTTCAGAGAACAGGCCAGTGTAGCGGATGTTGAATACAATCAGCAACGCAATCTGGATAAAAACATGTTTACCCGTCTGGCCACTCTGGACTTTATTAAACGAAAAGAAAACATCATAATAACTGGAGCATCCGGTACGGGCAAAAGCTATCTTGCTCAAGCTTTGGGATATCAGTCCTGTTTAATGGAATACAAAGTGTTATATGCAAACACCGCCAAACTTATCGGCAGACTCAAACTCAGTAAAATAGACGGCACTTACCTGAAGGAGCTGTCAAAACTAATAAAAGCAGATATACTTATCTTAGACGACTTTGGGCTGCATGCCTTTGACAATCAATCCAGGGAGATATTACTGGATATTATTGACGAGAGGCATAATCAGGCATCAACTATATTATCCTCACAAATACCGGTATCAGCCTGGTATGATCTGATTGGGGAGCAAACAATAGCAGATGCTGTCCTGGACAGGATAGTAAACTCATCACACAGAATAATACTTAAAGGTGAGTCCCTTAGGAAAGGAAAAATAAGTACAACTGAATAA
- a CDS encoding IS66 family transposase, with translation MDQMQALELLIQSQAEQIRQLTEANAKLSEQLTGMQQRMDKLLAQIAWFTRQFYGRKSEKLSHLDPGQLSLFETIADEEERLAEIEAARATAEKQIEEQAPARKKERSNRKMLEGLPVVEVVLEPEELDLNKYKRIGEERTRTLEFEPGKLYVKELVRPKYALKDNTALTVDGTTGVIIAPLPLLPIYKGLPGASLLAEILLQKYVYHLPFYRQVQQLGHLGVKIPENTISGWFKPACELLKPLYEVLKKECIDTDYLQVDETTLPVINKESHKAKKEYLWMVRAVMKKLVFFYYNDGSRSQQTVGTLLKSFTGYLQSDGWQAYNVFDKEDQVCLVGCMVHIRRYYEKALNENKALAEHALKEIQQLYRIERMADERNLTFEARAKLREELAAPIMKSLEAWMEKTYPKVLPQSLIGEAIGYSYSLWPRMKNYLLDGRLKLDNNMAENAIRPIALSRKNFMFCGNHEAAGNTAIICSLLTSCKEQGVNPREWLIDVIGKMPYYQKPGNDENLKKLLPNYWKNKGN, from the coding sequence ATGGACCAGATGCAAGCCTTAGAACTCCTCATACAATCGCAGGCGGAACAAATCCGTCAGCTCACTGAGGCTAACGCGAAGCTATCTGAACAGCTCACCGGGATGCAGCAGCGGATGGATAAGCTGCTGGCACAGATCGCCTGGTTCACCCGGCAGTTCTACGGTCGTAAAAGCGAGAAACTCTCGCACCTGGATCCGGGCCAGCTCTCCCTGTTTGAAACGATTGCAGACGAAGAGGAAAGGCTTGCTGAGATCGAAGCGGCCCGTGCTACTGCCGAGAAGCAGATAGAAGAGCAGGCTCCCGCCAGGAAGAAAGAGAGATCCAACCGCAAGATGTTGGAGGGTCTGCCCGTGGTGGAGGTTGTGCTGGAACCGGAAGAACTTGATCTGAACAAGTACAAGCGTATCGGTGAGGAACGTACCCGTACACTTGAGTTTGAACCCGGGAAGCTGTACGTGAAAGAGCTTGTACGCCCCAAGTACGCTTTAAAAGACAACACTGCCCTGACGGTTGATGGCACAACCGGTGTGATCATCGCCCCGCTCCCGTTACTGCCCATATACAAGGGACTTCCCGGTGCCAGTCTTCTCGCTGAGATCCTGCTCCAGAAGTATGTGTATCATCTCCCCTTTTACCGCCAGGTGCAGCAGTTGGGGCATCTGGGGGTGAAGATACCGGAGAATACGATCTCCGGCTGGTTCAAACCGGCCTGTGAGCTCCTGAAGCCGCTCTACGAGGTACTGAAGAAAGAGTGTATTGATACTGATTACCTCCAGGTGGATGAAACCACACTTCCGGTGATCAACAAGGAAAGTCACAAGGCAAAGAAAGAATACTTGTGGATGGTGAGAGCGGTCATGAAGAAACTGGTTTTCTTTTATTACAACGATGGTTCCAGGTCACAACAAACCGTGGGTACCCTGCTGAAATCCTTTACCGGTTACCTGCAAAGTGACGGGTGGCAAGCCTACAATGTCTTTGACAAGGAGGATCAGGTGTGTCTCGTTGGCTGCATGGTCCACATAAGGCGCTATTACGAGAAGGCCCTGAATGAGAATAAAGCACTGGCAGAACATGCCCTGAAAGAGATCCAGCAGCTGTACCGGATAGAGAGGATGGCTGACGAGCGAAACCTCACGTTCGAGGCACGGGCCAAACTCAGGGAGGAACTTGCAGCTCCTATCATGAAGTCGCTTGAAGCCTGGATGGAGAAAACCTACCCGAAGGTCCTTCCCCAGAGCCTTATCGGTGAAGCCATCGGTTACTCCTACTCACTTTGGCCTCGAATGAAAAATTACCTGCTGGATGGCAGGCTGAAACTCGACAACAACATGGCTGAAAATGCCATCCGCCCCATTGCCCTGTCTCGAAAGAACTTCATGTTCTGTGGCAACCACGAGGCAGCCGGGAACACGGCCATCATCTGTTCCCTGTTGACCTCATGCAAGGAGCAGGGGGTGAATCCCCGAGAGTGGCTCATCGATGTGATAGGCAAGATGCCTTATTACCAGAAACCGGGGAATGATGAAAACCTGAAGAAGCTTTTGCCGAATTACTGGAAAAACAAAGGAAACTAG
- a CDS encoding S9 family peptidase, translating into MAIAIGGSMLSCNEAKGPEGRSAQELTEIIGKADPSVAQGKMTAEVLHSFGRVGSVSVSPDRSQILYQVTYISIPENKSNNELFIMQRDGTGKKQLTITNTQESNAQWIDGGRKIAFLSNETGSSQIWTINPDGGGMTQISNQEEPIEGFIISPDGKKVLFIRSVQSGKKPGEQYADLPGASGRVVDDLMYKHWDHWVESVPHPFLADLEGNRLNNIRDLMEGEPYESPLAPFGGIEQLAWSPDGSTIAYTSRKKTGREYSESTNSDIYFYDLASGETRNVTEGMMGYDVNPQFSPDGRYLAWQSMERDGYESDKNRLFVMELATGEKSYVTESFDYNTDAFAWESDSKTIYLVSPVQGTTQLYAADIATRSITPITGGMHDYTSVATGDGQLIATRQSLSQPTEIYSVDLTSGEATNLSQENSELLANLTMGAVEERWIETTDGKQMLTWVVYPPDFDPAKQYPALLYCQGGPQSMVSQFWSYRWNLQMMAANGYIVVAPNRRGLPGFGQEWLEQISGDYGGQNMKDYLAAIDAVSQEPFVDENRLGCTGASYGGFSVYWLAGHHEGRFKAFLSHAGIFNLEAQYLETEEMWFANWDMGGPYWDKGNATAQRTYENSPHRFVEQWDTPIMITHGELDYRILASQGMMAFNAAQLRDIPSRMLIFPDENHWIARPQNGVLFQREFFRWFDQWLK; encoded by the coding sequence ATGGCAATCGCAATTGGCGGGAGCATGCTCTCCTGCAACGAGGCAAAGGGACCTGAAGGCAGGTCCGCCCAGGAGCTGACTGAGATCATCGGCAAGGCCGATCCGTCCGTCGCGCAGGGAAAGATGACGGCAGAGGTGCTGCACAGCTTCGGCCGCGTGGGTAGCGTGTCGGTATCGCCCGACCGTTCGCAGATCCTCTACCAGGTCACCTACATCAGCATCCCGGAGAACAAAAGCAACAACGAACTCTTCATCATGCAGCGTGACGGCACGGGCAAGAAACAGCTCACCATCACCAACACGCAGGAGAGCAATGCCCAGTGGATTGACGGGGGGCGCAAGATCGCCTTCCTGAGCAACGAGACCGGCTCGTCGCAGATCTGGACCATCAACCCCGACGGGGGAGGGATGACGCAGATCTCCAACCAGGAGGAGCCCATCGAGGGCTTCATCATCTCACCCGACGGCAAGAAGGTGCTTTTCATCCGCAGTGTGCAGAGCGGCAAGAAGCCGGGAGAACAGTATGCAGACCTGCCGGGAGCTAGCGGCCGCGTGGTGGACGACCTGATGTACAAGCACTGGGACCACTGGGTGGAGAGTGTGCCGCATCCTTTCCTGGCCGACCTGGAGGGAAACCGTCTCAACAACATCAGGGATCTGATGGAGGGGGAGCCCTACGAATCACCGCTGGCACCCTTCGGCGGCATCGAGCAGCTCGCCTGGAGCCCCGACGGCAGCACCATCGCCTACACCTCCCGCAAGAAAACCGGCAGGGAGTATAGTGAGTCCACCAACTCCGACATCTACTTCTACGACCTGGCAAGCGGTGAGACCCGCAACGTCACCGAGGGGATGATGGGCTATGATGTCAACCCGCAGTTCTCGCCCGACGGCCGCTACCTAGCCTGGCAGAGCATGGAGCGCGACGGCTACGAGTCCGACAAGAACCGTCTCTTCGTGATGGAGCTCGCCACGGGTGAGAAGAGCTACGTGACCGAGTCGTTCGACTACAACACCGATGCCTTCGCCTGGGAGAGCGACAGTAAGACGATCTACCTGGTGTCGCCCGTGCAGGGCACCACGCAGCTCTACGCCGCCGACATCGCCACCAGGAGCATCACCCCCATCACCGGCGGGATGCACGACTACACCTCCGTGGCAACCGGCGACGGCCAGCTGATCGCCACCCGCCAGTCGCTCTCACAGCCCACCGAGATCTATTCCGTGGATCTCACCTCGGGCGAAGCCACCAACCTGTCGCAGGAGAACAGCGAGCTGCTGGCCAACCTCACCATGGGTGCGGTGGAAGAGCGCTGGATCGAAACCACCGACGGCAAGCAGATGCTCACCTGGGTGGTCTACCCGCCCGACTTCGACCCGGCGAAGCAATACCCCGCGCTGCTTTACTGCCAGGGGGGACCGCAGAGCATGGTGAGCCAGTTCTGGTCCTACCGCTGGAACCTGCAGATGATGGCCGCCAACGGCTATATCGTCGTCGCCCCCAACCGGCGCGGCCTGCCCGGCTTTGGCCAGGAGTGGCTGGAGCAGATCAGCGGCGACTATGGCGGGCAGAACATGAAGGATTACCTCGCCGCCATCGACGCGGTGTCGCAAGAACCCTTTGTGGATGAAAATCGCCTCGGTTGCACCGGCGCCAGCTACGGCGGCTTCTCGGTCTACTGGCTCGCGGGGCACCACGAGGGGCGCTTCAAGGCGTTCCTCTCACATGCCGGCATCTTCAACCTGGAGGCACAGTACCTCGAAACCGAGGAGATGTGGTTCGCCAACTGGGACATGGGCGGCCCCTATTGGGACAAGGGCAATGCCACGGCACAGCGCACCTACGAAAATTCGCCCCACCGCTTCGTGGAGCAGTGGGACACCCCCATCATGATCACCCACGGCGAGCTGGACTACCGCATCCTGGCATCGCAGGGCATGATGGCGTTCAACGCCGCGCAGCTGCGCGACATCCCCTCGCGGATGCTCATCTTCCCCGACGAGAACCACTGGATAGCCCGCCCGCAGAACGGCGTGCTCTTCCAGCGCGAGTTCTTCCGCTGGTTCGACCAGTGGTTGAAGTAA
- the tnpB gene encoding IS66 family insertion sequence element accessory protein TnpB, whose translation MFCLNDNMRYFLCPGKTDMRKGMNSLCGVVQNLMGYDVRMGDVFIFINRNRTTMKLLHAEDGGLVLYMKRLEEGTFRIPAYDEKSRSYPMQWRDLVMMVEGIQDDPGSRLKRLKAMRNG comes from the coding sequence ATGTTCTGCCTGAATGATAATATGCGCTACTTCCTGTGTCCTGGGAAGACAGACATGCGAAAAGGGATGAACTCGCTCTGTGGTGTGGTTCAAAACCTGATGGGATATGATGTGCGCATGGGTGATGTCTTCATCTTCATCAATCGAAACCGTACAACCATGAAGCTTTTGCATGCAGAAGATGGAGGGTTGGTTCTGTACATGAAAAGGCTCGAGGAAGGCACCTTCCGCATTCCCGCGTACGATGAGAAGAGTCGTTCCTATCCCATGCAGTGGCGTGATCTGGTGATGATGGTAGAAGGGATACAGGATGATCCGGGCAGCCGGTTGAAGAGGCTCAAAGCGATGAGAAACGGGTAG
- a CDS encoding IS66 family insertion sequence element accessory protein TnpB, whose protein sequence is MKPVSKEEFLAILERQQKSGLSIKDFCANESYTVSSFHYWKTKFGLTRPYNNHAPDAPTDMLAPINLNLPIKAPVSSPASSPRSSQGEIRIKLPGGIQVSFIGSAQTEIAINLLNQICSRHVLPE, encoded by the coding sequence ATGAAGCCTGTAAGCAAAGAAGAATTCCTGGCGATACTGGAACGCCAACAGAAGAGCGGGTTAAGCATCAAGGACTTTTGTGCGAACGAGTCCTATACGGTCTCAAGCTTCCACTACTGGAAAACCAAGTTCGGACTCACCCGGCCCTATAACAATCATGCGCCGGATGCACCCACGGACATGCTGGCACCAATCAACTTAAACCTACCCATAAAAGCCCCTGTATCCTCGCCGGCCTCATCACCACGCAGCAGTCAGGGAGAGATCAGGATCAAGCTCCCGGGAGGTATCCAGGTCAGTTTCATTGGCAGTGCCCAGACAGAGATCGCTATCAATTTACTGAATCAAATCTGCTCACGCCATGTTCTGCCTGAATGA
- the istA gene encoding IS21 family transposase, producing MANKLDPMDIKQILVLIKDGFSNRKIGATLGISRNTVNSYVQQFKSSGYSISELLNFEETRLNELFTSKTTIDTSRHDDLMCYIERIKAARSHPGFTFQYHYNEYVNNVSNPYSYTQFLEHFHRKNSKVKGSMKLEHIAGHEMFVDFAGKRLEIVDKDTGEIKQIEVFVSILPCSQYTYVEACATQNRNDFISCCKNALHFYGGVPKAIVSDNLKSAVTRASKHEAVINRCFKDFASYYGCVINPTRVYAPQDKALVENAVHLTYQRIYYPLREMTFFSIEELNREIRRLLTEYNKLLFKRKEASRLELFQTIERGYLKPLPGEQYEIKEYRRAKVQKMGYVYFSPDKSYYSVPYRYIGKQTQIHYTQKHIEVYYNHQRIAIHQRNHSTGSYNTNSDHLSSTHQSYLGWNPDYFKNKAAAHGEHVVSCVEHILASVDYPEIGYKRVTGLLQLHKAYGSERLNRACKMALNAGIPSYTRIKNILKNNMDKALISYNESDSAQSHIPLHHNIRGASSYS from the coding sequence ATGGCAAATAAACTTGATCCTATGGATATAAAACAAATTTTAGTCTTAATCAAAGACGGTTTTAGTAACCGCAAGATTGGTGCTACACTTGGTATATCTCGTAATACCGTTAACAGCTATGTACAACAGTTTAAATCAAGTGGTTACAGCATTAGCGAGCTTTTAAACTTTGAAGAGACTCGTTTAAACGAACTCTTCACCAGTAAAACTACTATCGACACTTCCCGGCATGATGATTTAATGTGCTATATTGAGCGCATCAAAGCAGCCCGGAGTCATCCCGGTTTTACTTTTCAGTACCATTATAATGAGTATGTAAATAATGTAAGCAACCCCTACAGCTACACTCAGTTCTTGGAGCACTTCCACCGTAAAAACAGTAAAGTAAAAGGTTCAATGAAGCTTGAGCATATTGCAGGCCATGAGATGTTCGTTGACTTTGCCGGTAAAAGGCTTGAGATAGTAGATAAAGATACGGGTGAGATCAAACAGATTGAAGTCTTCGTATCAATTTTACCCTGTAGTCAATATACTTATGTTGAAGCCTGTGCCACACAGAACCGTAATGATTTTATAAGTTGCTGTAAAAACGCATTACACTTTTATGGCGGTGTTCCAAAGGCAATCGTATCTGACAATCTAAAGTCTGCCGTTACAAGAGCCAGCAAACATGAAGCAGTTATTAACCGCTGCTTCAAAGACTTTGCCAGTTATTACGGTTGTGTTATTAACCCCACAAGAGTGTATGCTCCACAGGATAAAGCATTAGTAGAAAATGCTGTACACCTTACTTATCAAAGAATCTATTACCCTCTTCGAGAAATGACATTCTTCTCGATAGAAGAGCTCAACAGGGAGATCAGGCGATTGCTTACAGAATACAACAAACTGCTCTTTAAGCGTAAAGAGGCCAGCAGACTGGAACTGTTCCAGACAATAGAGCGAGGCTATCTGAAGCCATTACCCGGCGAGCAGTACGAGATAAAAGAGTACCGCAGGGCAAAGGTTCAGAAAATGGGATATGTATATTTTTCACCCGATAAGAGTTATTATAGTGTACCATACCGCTATATAGGCAAACAAACGCAAATACATTATACACAGAAACATATAGAGGTTTACTACAATCATCAGCGCATAGCCATACATCAAAGGAATCACTCAACAGGCAGCTATAACACTAACTCAGATCACCTGAGCAGTACGCATCAATCATACCTGGGTTGGAATCCGGATTACTTTAAGAATAAAGCTGCAGCGCATGGTGAGCATGTTGTCAGCTGTGTAGAACATATACTTGCATCTGTAGATTATCCCGAGATTGGTTACAAGCGTGTAACCGGTCTTTTACAACTCCATAAAGCATATGGCTCAGAAAGATTAAACAGGGCCTGTAAAATGGCTTTAAATGCCGGGATACCATCATATACCCGAATCAAAAACATCCTGAAGAATAACATGGATAAAGCATTAATCTCATATAATGAATCCGATAGTGCACAGTCGCACATACCGCTGCATCATAATATAAGGGGAGCATCATCCTACAGTTAA